A window of Nonomuraea angiospora genomic DNA:
CGCGTCCCCTGCTCGGCCGCCCGGCCCGTGTCGCGCTGCACGGGCTCGGCCTGCCCGGGCTCGACCGGAGCCGTCCGCTCAGGCGGGTAGTACCGAGGCAACGCACCTAAGATGATCGTCGCCGGAAGTAGTGCACGGTCAGGACGCCGAGCAGCGGGCCCCAGGCGGCCAGCGGCGCGTAGGTGACCCAGAAGGCGACGGTCTGCCAGCCGTGCACGATCAACCCCCCAGGGCTCCCGTTGATCATCCGGCCGAAGGCGAACATGACCAGTGCGTACGGGAAGACCAGCAGCACCGCCGCACCCAGGCCGGCGGGGACGACGGCCGCCAGGACCGGCACCCGGCGGCCGCCCAGCCCGGGGATCCAGCGCGGCCACACCTCACCCCACCGGGCGACCAGTCCGACGGTGAGGAACGCCGCCGCCTCGCTGACCACGCTGAGCGTGACGATGTACCACCACCCGGCGTCGATCAACATCGGCCCGTGGCCGGGCGGGGGCGCCGCGCCGTACTCCAGCAGCGGCGCGCCGAAGATGAAGGCCGCGATCCGCCAGATGCCGGAGGGCAGCGGGGCCAGGGTGGTGGCGTAGGCGGCCCACACGGCCCAGCGGGGCACGCCCGCCGCCGTCCGGCCGTGCAGCTTCGCCAGGATGACCGGAAGCCGTCCGGTCCGTGGGGTTTCGCCGAGGGTGGTGGTCATGCGGGGGCCTCCGGTCGGGCAGGTGGTGTTCGCTTGGCGCGTTCCGATGCTCGCGGGCGCGGCGTCCGTGAGCATCCCCCGCGTGGGGGACCCGCGTGAGGCAGGGCAGCTGTGCCGGACAGCGCGTACGAGGAGAGGACCTTAGGTGTCCAGGCGTCCATGCGTCCCAAGGCCCGCCGTCGTCACGGACTACGGTGACACCAGGCCTGGCGGCCTTCGGCCGGATCCGCGCCGGAGCCGGAGCCGTGACCGCCGGACGTGGGCCGTGGTGGAGCTCGGCCTGCCCACACTGTCGCAAGTCTGGCACCGGGCCGCGCTCACCCAGGGGCAGATGAGACCGGCCTGGTCCGGAACGTCCGGCCCGTCCTGGGTGAGGCCGCGATCAGCGTGAGGTTCAGTGTCCGATCTGCCGCGAAGCCGGGGACGAGTCGAGGATGTGGTGCGACCGGTTGGAAGGGGGCGGGAGCTCGTCGTCCGACGGCCGCAGGCTGGACAGCAGCAGCGCCAGGTAGCGCCGGAGATCGCCGCATTCGGGGTCGCCGGAATGCATGGTGGCCAGCGCCATCACCAGGATGGCGGCCAGGTCGCGGACGATCAGGTCGCGGCGTATCGTGCCCTGCCGCTGGGCCCTGGCCAGCACGACGCCCAGCGGCCCCATGAACCGTACGGCGATGTCGACGGTGAACGCCCCCGACATGCGCGCCGCCCGCAGCAGCGCGCGGTGCGCCGCGAGAGTCTCGACCGAGGCGGTCAGCGCCTCGGTCAGCGCCCGTCCGGCGTCGTCGGCGTCGCGGGCGGCCAGGACCAGCGGCTCGACCTCTTCGGCGAAGTAGGTCTGGAAGGCCGCCCTGATCACGCCGTCGCGGTCGCCGAACCTGCGGTAGACGGTGGCGCTGCCGATGCCGGCGTGCCGGGCGATCTCCTCGAGTGACACGTCCGGGCCGTGCTCGCGCAGACTCGCGATGGCGGCCCGGACGATCTTGTCCGCGTTACGCAGCGCGTCGGCTCGCTGTCGCTGCTCGTGCACACGTGAACGCTAGCAGCCGACGCGCCCCGGGCTCACCAGGCGACTTCGAAGCTGGTCAGTCCGAAGACGATGTGGAAGGAGCGGAACTCGGCGGGGGTGCCGCTCTCGCGCAGGCCGGGGAAGCGCTCGAACAGGGCGGGGAAGGCGATGCGCAGCTCCATCCTGGCCAGCGGCGCGCCCAGGCAGTGGTGCACGCCGTGGCCGAAGGCGACGTGGCCCATCTCGCCGCGGGTGATGTCGAGCCTGTCGGGGTCGGCGATGTAGGCCGGGTCACGGTTGGCCGAGGGCAGCGACAGCATCACCAGATCGCCCGCCGGGATGTGCTGTCCCGCGATCTCCACGTCGGTGGTGGTCACCTTGGCCACGCCCGAGTGCACGATGCTGAGCCAGCGCAGCAGCTCCTCCACCGTGGCGCCGATCCGCTCGGGCTCCTTCATGAGCAGTTCGAGCTGGTCGGGGTGGCGCAGCAGGGCCAGGGTGCCGAGCCCGAGCATGTTGGAGGTCGTCTCGTGGCCGGCCAGGAGCAGCAGGCTGGAGATGCCGGCGAGCTCGTCGTGCGACAGGTCGTCGCCGTGCTCGCGCACCAGCATGCCGAGCATGTCCTCGCCCGGCTCGGCCTTGGCCCGGGCGACCAGCTCGGACATGTAGGCGCGCGACTCCAGCGAGGCCGCCGTGCGCTCCTCGGCGGACCTGGAGATGTCGAGCAGCGCGTTGGTACGCCGCTGGAAGTCTTCGCGGTGCTCGTACGGGACGCCGAGCAGCTCGCAGATCACCAGCGAGGGGATGGGCAGCGCGAAGGTCTTGATCAGGTCGACCGGCGAGCCCGCGCGCTCCATCGCGTCGAGGTGGTCGTTGACGATGTCGTGGATGCGGGGCTCCAGCCGGCGCATGCGGCGCATGGTGAACTCCGGCGTCAGCATCTTGCGCAGCCGGGTGTGCTCGGGCGGGTCGAACAGCAGCAGGTTGCCCGCTTGCATCTTCGCGAC
This region includes:
- a CDS encoding TetR/AcrR family transcriptional regulator, yielding MHEQRQRADALRNADKIVRAAIASLREHGPDVSLEEIARHAGIGSATVYRRFGDRDGVIRAAFQTYFAEEVEPLVLAARDADDAGRALTEALTASVETLAAHRALLRAARMSGAFTVDIAVRFMGPLGVVLARAQRQGTIRRDLIVRDLAAILVMALATMHSGDPECGDLRRYLALLLSSLRPSDDELPPPSNRSHHILDSSPASRQIGH
- a CDS encoding cytochrome P450; this encodes MSDPVTLPLHMRRTAFDPVPELAKLRDGVGIERVPTPFGLEAWLVTRFADVKEILGDAERFSNRRPPHLPAPGTQGLTPEQVAKMQAGNLLLFDPPEHTRLRKMLTPEFTMRRMRRLEPRIHDIVNDHLDAMERAGSPVDLIKTFALPIPSLVICELLGVPYEHREDFQRRTNALLDISRSAEERTAASLESRAYMSELVARAKAEPGEDMLGMLVREHGDDLSHDELAGISSLLLLAGHETTSNMLGLGTLALLRHPDQLELLMKEPERIGATVEELLRWLSIVHSGVAKVTTTDVEIAGQHIPAGDLVMLSLPSANRDPAYIADPDRLDITRGEMGHVAFGHGVHHCLGAPLARMELRIAFPALFERFPGLRESGTPAEFRSFHIVFGLTSFEVAW